Proteins encoded in a region of the Anopheles ziemanni chromosome 2, idAnoZiCoDA_A2_x.2, whole genome shotgun sequence genome:
- the LOC131285304 gene encoding ribosome biogenesis protein WDR12 homolog, with the protein MSLSITGATEGQLQIHLFTKQKQYAVPDVPYSIRANVGNKELNVLLNTLLNDAGCTSTEKVEFDFLLNGEFVKIPLGQHLKEREISFEDTVDLEYVERYPAPEPQDCLLHDDWVSAVQAKDGWILTGSYDNTLNIWNTKGKHTLTIPGHVAPVKGVAWISLNNQTGVFASASHDQNVMLWEWNVVANSVECVHVCKGHERGVGCVAVNPSKTQMATGSMDTMLKIWSTDVQGDKIEPSASKKAKLEQENVRTPIATLAGHREFVSGVQWMDNSTLVTSSWDHTLKIWDLTLGGIKTEFTGNKSFFDLSYSPLNGMIVTASPDKNLRLYDPRSKYATFVKNTYLGHTQWVQTCCWSTTNEYLFVSGAYDNHVKLWDYRSPKAPIYELIGHEDKVLACDWSNPKYILSGGSDNAVRVFKSKISGSASNIN; encoded by the exons ATGTCGCTTTCTATTACTGGAGCCACAGAAGGCCAGCTGCAAATCCATTTGTTCACGAAACAGAAACA GTACGCAGTCCCAGACGTGCCGTACTCGATTCGGGCGAATGTTGGAAACAAAGAATTGAATgtgcttttaaacacattGCTGAACGATGCTGGCTGTACGTCGACCGAGAAAGTAGAGTTTGATTTCCTCTTGAACGGGGAATTCGTGAAGATTCCTTTGGGTCAACATTTAAAAGAACGAGAAATCTCATTTGAAGATACCGTCGATCTTGAATATGTTGAACGGTATCCTGCACCCGAGCCGCAGGATTGTTTGCTTCATGATGATTGGGTTTCAGCAGTGCAAGCCAAGGATGGTTGGATTCTAACAGGATCGTACGATAATACACTGAACATATGGAACACCAAAGGCAAGCACACGCTAACCATTCCAGGCCATGTTGCTCCGGTGAAGGGAGTTGCTTGGATTTCACTGAACAATCAAACGGGAGTATTTGCAAGTGCTAGCCATGATCAAAATGTCATGTTATGGGAATGGAACGTCGTTGCGAATTCGGTTGAATGTGTGCATGTTTGCAAGGGCCATGAACGAGGCGTCGGTTGTGTTGCTGTCAACCCATCTAAAACACAGATGGCTACAGGCAGCATGGATACAATGTTAAAAATTTGGTCAACCGATGTACAAGGAGACAAAATTGAGCCATCGGCAAGTAAGAAGGCTAAACTAGAGCAAGAAAATGTACGCACGCCAATAGCTACGTTGGCTGGTCATCGTGAATTCGTTTCCGGTGTCCAGTGGATGGATAATTCGACATTAGTAACTTCATCTTGGGATCACACTCTTAAAATATGGGATCTAACGCTAGGTGGTATAAAAACAGAATTTACAGGAAATAAATCGTTTTTCGATTTGAGCTACTCACCATTGAACGGTATGATAGTAACAGCATCACCTGATAAAAACCTTCGTTTGTATGATCCTCGCTCAAAGT ATGCaacatttgttaaaaatactTATCTAGGACACACGCAATGGGTGCAAACGTGTTGTTGGTCGACGACAAACgagtatttgtttgtttccggtGCATACGATAACCATGTAAAATTATGGGATTATCGTTCACCGAAGGCACCTATATACGAGTTGATTGGACATGAGGACAAAGTTTTAGCGTGTGATTGGTCCAATCCAAAGTATATCTTATCAGGTGGCTCCGACAATGCAGTGCGTGTCTTCAAATCAAAAATATCTGGCAGCGCCAGTAATATTAATTGA
- the LOC131282756 gene encoding ubiquitin-conjugating enzyme E2-24 kDa isoform X1, whose amino-acid sequence MSTSAGSSSTGSGAGSGSTGGSSGSNDGGNNGRRNGNGGGTAAGAEATAAKPDTKETKSNPKISKALGTSAKRIQKELAEITLDPPPNCSAGPKGDNLYEWVSTILGPPGSVYEGGVFFLDIHFSPEYPFKPPKVTFRTRIYHCNINSQGVICLDILKDNWSPALTISKVLLSICSLLTDCNPADPLVGSIATQYLQNREEHDRIARLWTKRYAT is encoded by the exons ATGTCGACAAGTGCTGGTTCTAGTAGTACGGGAAGTGGTGCAGGAAGTGGATCTACCGGTGGCAGCAGTGGTAGTAACGATGGTGGCAACAACGGCCGAAGAAATGGCAATGGCGGCGGTACAGCGGCAGGAGCTGAAGCAACGGCAGCCAAGCCTGATACGAAGGAAACTAAGTCCAACccaaaaatatcaaaagcaCTAGGCACATCTGCCAAGCGAATTCAGAAGGAGTTAGCTGAAATAACACTCGATCCGCCACCAAATTGTAGTGCTGGTCCTAAGGGTGATAATCTATATGAATGGGTCTCAACCATTCTGGGGCCACCGGGTTCAGTTTATGAAGGAGGCGTTTTCTTCCTAGATATTCACTTCTCACCTGAATATCCATTTAAGCCCCCAAAA GTCACATTCAGGACAAGGATATATCACTGTAACATCAATAGTCAAGGTGTGATTTGCTTGGATATTTTGAAAGACAATTGGTCTCCTGCACTGACAATTTCAAAAGTTTTACTATCCATTTGCTCCCTACTGACAGACTGCAATCCTG CTGACCCGCTGGTTGGCAGTATTGCTACGCAATATTTGCAAAACAGAGAGGAACATGATAGGATCGCTCGTCTTTGGACAAAGAG ATACGCTACGTGA
- the LOC131282756 gene encoding ubiquitin-conjugating enzyme E2-24 kDa isoform X2, with translation MSTSAGSSSTGSGAGSGSTGGSSGSNDGGNNGRRNGNGGGTAAGAEATAAKPDTKETKSNPKISKALGTSAKRIQKELAEITLDPPPNCSAGPKGDNLYEWVSTILGPPGSVYEGGVFFLDIHFSPEYPFKPPKVTFRTRIYHCNINSQGVICLDILKDNWSPALTISKVLLSICSLLTDCNPADPLVGSIATQYLQNREEHDRIARLWTKR, from the exons ATGTCGACAAGTGCTGGTTCTAGTAGTACGGGAAGTGGTGCAGGAAGTGGATCTACCGGTGGCAGCAGTGGTAGTAACGATGGTGGCAACAACGGCCGAAGAAATGGCAATGGCGGCGGTACAGCGGCAGGAGCTGAAGCAACGGCAGCCAAGCCTGATACGAAGGAAACTAAGTCCAACccaaaaatatcaaaagcaCTAGGCACATCTGCCAAGCGAATTCAGAAGGAGTTAGCTGAAATAACACTCGATCCGCCACCAAATTGTAGTGCTGGTCCTAAGGGTGATAATCTATATGAATGGGTCTCAACCATTCTGGGGCCACCGGGTTCAGTTTATGAAGGAGGCGTTTTCTTCCTAGATATTCACTTCTCACCTGAATATCCATTTAAGCCCCCAAAA GTCACATTCAGGACAAGGATATATCACTGTAACATCAATAGTCAAGGTGTGATTTGCTTGGATATTTTGAAAGACAATTGGTCTCCTGCACTGACAATTTCAAAAGTTTTACTATCCATTTGCTCCCTACTGACAGACTGCAATCCTG CTGACCCGCTGGTTGGCAGTATTGCTACGCAATATTTGCAAAACAGAGAGGAACATGATAGGATCGCTCGTCTTTGGACAAAGAGGTAA